The Streptomyces sp. NBC_01463 DNA window GTCCTTGGCTATCCCCGCGCCCTCGGCGTACGAGCCCTCGACCGCGCCCGCCATCACGCCGACGGTGATCCCGGCGGCCTTCGCGGAGGCCAGGTCGGTGACCTTCTTCGGGTTGCCCTTCTTCACCATCAGCGCGGTCGGCGAGATGAACTCCGGCTCCGAGAAGAGGGCGTTGGAGCAGCGCTCCGGAGTGATGGCCATACCGGCGCTCACCACGTCGTACTTGCTGGCCTGCAGACCGGGGATCAGCCCGTCCCACTCGGAGAGGGTCGGGCGCAGTTCGTCCACGCCCAGCGCCTTGAAGATCTCCCGGTGCAGGGCGGGCGCCTCGCCCTTCAGCTCCTTGCCCTCCATGTAGCCGTACGGGGCCTCGTCCGCGTACGCGACCCGGACGAACCCCTGCTTGCGGAGCTTGTCGAGGGCCCCCTCACCGTCCGCGGAGTCGGCGCCGGTCTTGCTGCACGCGGTGAGCAGGCCGGGGACGACGAGCAGACCGCCCACGGCTGCCGATCGGTTGAGAAAGCCCCGGCGGGACAGGTTCGGGAAGTCAGCCATGGTTCGCAATCTCCTGAAGGGGTCGAACAGTCCGGACAGGGTTAGCGCCTGCCCGATCCCGTACGTCTATGCAGGAAGAGTTCGCATGTAACCGAACGGTGGCCGGAGGGTGACCTTCCCGTGTCCGATTGCGGGCAGAGTGCGACGGCTCGTGCGCAGCGCGTATTTCGTTGGCGGGTGCGGTGAATGACGGGGCGTTATGCCCAGATGTCCGTCATGCGAGGGCGAAGTGGGGCGTGGGTGGCCCGGGTTGGGGTCAGGCCTCGTGGTCGGTGCCGGGGATGTAACCGAGCCGCTTGTCCACGACGTTGGGCAACGGCTCGCCGGACGCCCACCGTTCGTACATCGCGACGAACTGCTCGCCCAGCCGGTCCCGCCAGCCCACCGCGTCCCCGCTCATGTGCGGCGACACGATGAGACCGGGCGCGTCCCACAGGGGACTGTCCTCGCCGAGCGGCTCCCGCTCGAAGACGTCGAGCGCCGCACCCGCGATCCACCGCTTGCGCAGCGCGTCCAGGAGGTCGTCCTCGACCACCATGGGGCCGCGTCCCACGTTGACGAACCGGGCCGACGGCTGCATCAGCCCGAAGAACCGGCTGTCGAACATCCCGTGCGTCTGCGGGGTCAGCGGCGCCGCGCAGATCACCCAGTCGGCGCGGGCGGCCAGCCGGTCCAGATCCCCGGCGCCGTGGATCGTGCGCCGGGCCGTGCGGCCCACCAGCGCCACCTCGACCCCGAGCGCCATCAGCAGTCGGGTGATCTCGCGCCCGACCGGACCGGCGCCGAGGACCACCGCGCGGGAGCCCGCGACCCGGGCGGTCTCGCGGTGGCTCCACCGCCGGCGCCGCTGGAGCTCCAGGGTGCCGGGGAGGTCCTTGGCGAAGGCCAGCACCAGCCCCGCCACGTACTCGGCGATCGGCTGCTCGAAGATGCCCCGCGCATTGGTCACCACGGTGTCGCCGGCCACCAGCTCCGGGCAGAGCAGCCGGTCCACGCCCGCGCTCGCCGTGTGCACCCAGGCCGGCCGCGGCCCGTCACCCGGCCAGGCGGCCCGTACCGCGTCCGATGCGAAGTCCCAGACGAGCAGCGCGTCCGCCTCGGGCAGCGCCCGGGCAAGACCCGGGCCGTCCGTGTGCCGCAGGCGCACCCGCCCGGTCAGCGCGCCGAGGCGGGGTGGCGGATCGGCGTCCAGGACGAGCAGGACGGGCTCCGGCATGGGGGCGGTTCCTCCGCGTCGGCCGAGGTGGGCGGGGGCCCCACGCTCGCAGCCGCACCCCACCCCGTCAACAGGCCGAAGCGGTGACCGGGGCGGATGGGGGAATACTGGACAGTGAGCGGGGAAGCCGGTCAGTGCCGTCCGCCCCGCCGCGGCCGGTGCACCGCACACACGACAGGCGTTACCGCACGCAGCACAGGAAGGGTGGACATGACGACCGTCGGATTCCTCTACCCGGGCCACTTCGCGGAGGACGACTTCCCGCGGATGGAGATCCTGCTCGACAGCACCATCAGACTCGTCGTCCACCACACCGAGAGCCCCGACGACGCCTACCGGGAGGACGCCCTGCGCGAGCTGGGCGCCCCGGACCGGCTCGCCGCCGGTGTCGAGGAGCTCCAGCGCTCCGGCGCCCAGTGCGTCGTCTGGGCCTGCGACGCCGGCAGCTTCCTCTACGGGCCGCAGGGCGCCCACGACCAGGCGATGGCGCTGGCCCGGGAGACGGGCGTGCCCGCCTCCAGCACCTCCGTCGGCTTCGTCCACGCCGTACGGAGACTGGGTGCCAACCGGGTCGCGGTCGCCGCGACCTACCCCGAGGACATCGCCGCGCACTTCACCGCGTTCCTGCGGGCCACGGGCATGGAGGTGGTCGCCACCCACGCGGCGGGCGCGGCAGGCGCCGCCGAGGTCGCGGAATGGGGGCCGGACCGGGTGAAGGAGCTGGCCGTCGCCGCGGACCGCCCCGAGGCGGAGGCCGTCCTGCTGCCGGACACGGCCCTGCACACGGTCGGCCATATCGCCGAACTGGAGGAGTTCCTCGGCAAACCCGTCCTCACCGCGAACCAGGTGGCCGTCCGGGAGGCCCTGCGGCTGGCCGACCGCCCCGCCTGGGCGCCCCGGCTTGGTGCGCTCTTCGCGGCCCGCGAACAGCCCCCGGCCCCGGTGGAGTGGGGGAGCGGACGGTCGTACGCGCACGGGCAGCGGCCCTGAGCGGGGCCAGGCCCGCGGAGTTCCGCCAGGAATAAACGGAGTCGACCTCCTGTTGTGCTGCTCCGACCAGACGAGCATCACCGGAGAGGCCAGGACGTGGACGAGATTCGAGGCGACGAGATCCGTGGCAAGGCGGAGGGAACGGCACCCGTGCCCCTCTCGGTCCTTGATCTCGTGACCGTGGGCCAGGGCCGCACCGCGACCCAGGCCCTGCGTACGGGCGTCGAGATCGCCCAGCTCGCCGAACGCCGCGGCTTCCACCGCTACTGGGTCGCCGAGCACCACTCCATGCCCGGCGTCGCCTCCTCCTCGCCGGCCGTGATCCTGGCCCACACCGCCGCCAGCACCGAGCGCATCCGGCTCGGTTCCGGCGGCGTCATGCTGCCCAACCACGCCCCGCTCGTCATCGCCGAACAGTTCGGCACCCTGGAGGCCATGGCCCCCGGCCGCATCGACCTCGGCCTCGGCCGCGCGCCCGGCACCGACGGTGCCACCGCCGCCGCCCTGCGCCGCACCGAGCGGCTGAACGAGGGCGCGGACGACTTCCCGCAGCAGCTCATGGAGCTGACGCGCTTCCTGGACGACGACTTCCCCGACGGCCACCCCTACGCCCGCATCCACGCGGTCCCCGGACCCGTCCAGGCCACCTCCGAGGGCGGTGTCCAGTCCCCGGCCCGGCCGCCCCTGTGGCTGCTCGGCTCCTCGGGCTTCAGCGCCCGGCTGGCCGGCATGCTCGGCCTGCCCTTCGCCTTCGCCCACCACTTCTCGGCCCAGAACACCATCCCGGCCTTGGAGCTGTACCGGGAGTCCTTCAAGCCGTCCGCGGTGCTGGACGCGCCGTACGCCCTGATCGGCGTCGCCGCCCTGGCCGCCGACGACGAGCGCGAGGCCCGCCGCCAGGTGCTGACCGGCGCCCTGTCGATGCTCCGCCTGCGCTCGGGCCGCCCCGGCCTGGTCCCGACGCCCGAGGAGGCGGAGGCGTACGCCTTCAGCCCCATGGAGCGGGAGTTCGTCGACAGCTGGCTCGTCAACATCGTCCACGGCACCGCGGACGAGGTCCGCACCGGCCTGGACGACCTGGCCAAGCGCACCGGCGCCGACGAGCTGATGATCACCGCCAACGCGCACGGCGGCGAGGCCCGGCTGCGCAGCTACGGCCTCATCGCGGACGCGTACGGCCTGCCGGGGGCCTGAGCCGCCGCGGGCGTTCAGGCCTTCAGGGCCCGGGCGCCCAGCAGTTCGCCGATGCGTTCCGGGGCGACGGCGCGGGAGTAGAGCCAGCCCTGTCCGGTGTCGCAGCCGATCCGGCGCAGCCGTTCCGCCTGGCCCGCCGTCTCCACGCACTCCGCGGTGACGGTCAGGCCCAGGCGGTGGGCCAGCTGGACCATCGCCTCGACGATCGTCTCGTCGGCGGGGCTGGGATGCGTGCCGTCCTCGTAGCGGAAACCCCGCACGAAGGCGCCGTCCAGCTTCAGCACGGAGACCGGCAGCCGGCTCAGATAGGCGAGGTTGGAGTAGCCGGTGCCGAAGTCGTCGATGGCGATCCGGACGCCCATGTCGCTGAGGGACTGCAGGGCCTGCAGCGGCCGGCCCGCCGACCCCATCACCGCGGACTCGGTCAGTTCCAGTTGCAGCAGGGCCGGGTCCAGGCCGGTCTCCGCGAGGATCTCCGCGACATCGGTGACCAGATCGGAGTCCCAGACCTGGCGGACCGCGACGTTGACGCTGATGAACAGCGGCGGCTCGGCCGGGTGGTCGAGCTGCCAGCGCCGGGCCTGCCGGCAGGCCGCCCGCAGCACCCACCGGCCGAGCTGCACGATCGAGCCGTCCTCCTCGGCGATCGCGACGAACCGATTCGGCGAGAGCATGCCGAACTGCGGGTGGTTCCAGCGCACCAGCGCCTCGACACCCCGCACGACACCGTCGGCCATGCCGACCAGCGGCTGGTACTCGATGGTGAACTCGCCGCGCTCGACCGCGGGGCGGAGATTGGACGAGAGCGCCTGGCGGGTCATCCGGTGGGCGTTGCGCTCGGGGTCGAAGAGGGTCCAGCGGGCCTTGCCGTCGGCCTTCGCCCAGTACAGCGTCGTATCGGCGGCCTGCATCAGACCGGTGGCCGAGGTACCCGCGACGGGCCGCTCCACCACCCCGATCGACGCCGAGACCGAGAGCCGCTGACCGGCCAGGTCGAAGGGCTGCTGGAGCGCGGTGAGCACGGTGCGGGCGAGATCGGTCAGCTGCTGCGTACCGGTGGACTCCTCGACCAGGATCGCGAACTCGTCGCCGCCCAGGCGCGCCACCAGATGCGCGCCGGTGGGCCGGGGCTCGCCGTCCTGCTCGGCGCAGTCGGTCAGCCGCGCGGCGACGGCGGCCAGCAGCCGGTCGCCGATCCGGTGGCCCAGGGTGTCGTTGACCGCCTTGAAACCGTCGAGGT harbors:
- the ehuB gene encoding ectoine/hydroxyectoine ABC transporter substrate-binding protein EhuB, with protein sequence MADFPNLSRRGFLNRSAAVGGLLVVPGLLTACSKTGADSADGEGALDKLRKQGFVRVAYADEAPYGYMEGKELKGEAPALHREIFKALGVDELRPTLSEWDGLIPGLQASKYDVVSAGMAITPERCSNALFSEPEFISPTALMVKKGNPKKVTDLASAKAAGITVGVMAGAVEGSYAEGAGIAKDKIKSLQKPQDGADAVKGGRVDAFLLTGISLRWLAKTNPETEVTEAFLPELDGVKQYSPGGAVFRKGNEELRDAFNRELKKIISDKSRYVELLRDYGFGATELPPATLKTADLCKG
- a CDS encoding D-2-hydroxyacid dehydrogenase; its protein translation is MPEPVLLVLDADPPPRLGALTGRVRLRHTDGPGLARALPEADALLVWDFASDAVRAAWPGDGPRPAWVHTASAGVDRLLCPELVAGDTVVTNARGIFEQPIAEYVAGLVLAFAKDLPGTLELQRRRRWSHRETARVAGSRAVVLGAGPVGREITRLLMALGVEVALVGRTARRTIHGAGDLDRLAARADWVICAAPLTPQTHGMFDSRFFGLMQPSARFVNVGRGPMVVEDDLLDALRKRWIAGAALDVFEREPLGEDSPLWDAPGLIVSPHMSGDAVGWRDRLGEQFVAMYERWASGEPLPNVVDKRLGYIPGTDHEA
- a CDS encoding decarboxylase yields the protein MTTVGFLYPGHFAEDDFPRMEILLDSTIRLVVHHTESPDDAYREDALRELGAPDRLAAGVEELQRSGAQCVVWACDAGSFLYGPQGAHDQAMALARETGVPASSTSVGFVHAVRRLGANRVAVAATYPEDIAAHFTAFLRATGMEVVATHAAGAAGAAEVAEWGPDRVKELAVAADRPEAEAVLLPDTALHTVGHIAELEEFLGKPVLTANQVAVREALRLADRPAWAPRLGALFAAREQPPAPVEWGSGRSYAHGQRP
- a CDS encoding LLM class flavin-dependent oxidoreductase — its product is MDEIRGDEIRGKAEGTAPVPLSVLDLVTVGQGRTATQALRTGVEIAQLAERRGFHRYWVAEHHSMPGVASSSPAVILAHTAASTERIRLGSGGVMLPNHAPLVIAEQFGTLEAMAPGRIDLGLGRAPGTDGATAAALRRTERLNEGADDFPQQLMELTRFLDDDFPDGHPYARIHAVPGPVQATSEGGVQSPARPPLWLLGSSGFSARLAGMLGLPFAFAHHFSAQNTIPALELYRESFKPSAVLDAPYALIGVAALAADDEREARRQVLTGALSMLRLRSGRPGLVPTPEEAEAYAFSPMEREFVDSWLVNIVHGTADEVRTGLDDLAKRTGADELMITANAHGGEARLRSYGLIADAYGLPGA
- a CDS encoding EAL domain-containing protein, giving the protein MSGTSEGPRPAAGTAPSSPPPAITERDGSWPSAGPGASDLYDYRAAFRAATLPMAVVDHEGLIVTANDALAALAGVGAATLTAQSASDLVDLAADGRTWHAYREVLHGRRSRFRCTRRLKHPDGRSLWAEITVVPMSSAQEQTAGAAPGQVLLSVADVSDRRELQKRLRHLQMHDPVTRLPNRTLFFERLSAVLETSPYQDDSIPGRGRIGLVYLDLDGFKAVNDTLGHRIGDRLLAAVAARLTDCAEQDGEPRPTGAHLVARLGGDEFAILVEESTGTQQLTDLARTVLTALQQPFDLAGQRLSVSASIGVVERPVAGTSATGLMQAADTTLYWAKADGKARWTLFDPERNAHRMTRQALSSNLRPAVERGEFTIEYQPLVGMADGVVRGVEALVRWNHPQFGMLSPNRFVAIAEEDGSIVQLGRWVLRAACRQARRWQLDHPAEPPLFISVNVAVRQVWDSDLVTDVAEILAETGLDPALLQLELTESAVMGSAGRPLQALQSLSDMGVRIAIDDFGTGYSNLAYLSRLPVSVLKLDGAFVRGFRYEDGTHPSPADETIVEAMVQLAHRLGLTVTAECVETAGQAERLRRIGCDTGQGWLYSRAVAPERIGELLGARALKA